One segment of Clostridium ljungdahlii DSM 13528 DNA contains the following:
- a CDS encoding DUF5986 family protein, giving the protein MLNVNIPEKLLDEKYIKLIIKAINDSRGQLHEHLLNRGFKTNNGRYQDRWNYLFDDVEQNFKNTGFKCYIVNRGPLWSFVALFDINSKTVYIIFRKSTFLNINKNKELNHYARMFNSINLRNIYPKEPIAVQGSFLEKNITLSSLYSYINKQLDDMIGEIQRDANLCVNVLFEENNNRLTSISGNIASYNLEIKKSCNWNEFIAPTIEEIIDTEGIIENNEDKLPPIDLKIRKRKSKDEKKDGIVDEKGKNNKKGKN; this is encoded by the coding sequence ATGTTAAATGTTAATATTCCAGAAAAGTTATTGGATGAGAAATATATAAAGCTAATTATAAAGGCTATTAATGATTCAAGAGGCCAGTTACATGAACATTTATTAAATAGAGGATTTAAAACTAATAATGGAAGATATCAAGATAGATGGAACTATTTATTTGATGATGTAGAACAAAATTTTAAAAATACTGGATTTAAATGTTATATAGTAAATAGAGGCCCTCTATGGAGTTTTGTAGCACTTTTTGATATAAATTCAAAAACTGTCTATATAATATTTAGAAAGAGTACATTTTTAAATATAAATAAAAATAAGGAATTAAATCATTATGCAAGAATGTTTAATTCAATAAATTTAAGAAATATATATCCTAAGGAACCGATAGCTGTTCAAGGATCGTTTCTAGAAAAGAATATAACCTTGTCTAGTTTGTACAGTTATATAAATAAACAATTAGATGATATGATAGGTGAAATACAAAGAGATGCTAATTTATGCGTAAATGTGTTATTTGAAGAAAATAATAATAGACTCACTTCTATATCCGGAAATATAGCAAGTTATAATCTTGAAATTAAAAAATCATGTAATTGGAATGAGTTTATTGCACCTACAATTGAAGAAATTATTGATACTGAAGGTATTATTGAAAATAATGAAGATAAATTGCCACCAATTGATTTGAAAATTAGAAAAAGAAAATCAAAGGATGAGAAGAAAGATGGTATTGTTGATGAAAAAGGTAAAAATAATAAAAAGGGTAAAAATTAG
- a CDS encoding XRE family transcriptional regulator has protein sequence MLNGNKEDVGKKINRKFNGERLKSARKYRGKTIKDLAEDIGVSKQAISQFENGKSTPLFETLIKIVDKLKFPREYFYEKDKVNIQLGNTYFRALSKLTKKEENIQKEKTKFIGKIFNFLNEYIEFPELNLPDFEEDMEIEDMAMGLRDYWKLGEEPIKDMVYLLEKNGIIITSMNTNTDTIDAYSQQQNINGVKRFIVVLGNDKYSAVRRQFSLAHELGHIIMHDGFLDIEDLTREEIRNMENEAHAFASAFLLPKNGFTRDASMYPTDLNYYKQLKKKWRTSISAMLVRANHLEILTNSSYQVAMKKMSKLGWRKREPLDDTLIMSKPTVLNRAVDILIDNDILDIKGILSEMSNMGLTLSPEEIENLLGLKKGKLKINESIDSKVIKMSIKNTEQFSYK, from the coding sequence ATGTTAAATGGTAATAAAGAGGATGTAGGTAAAAAAATAAATAGAAAATTTAATGGAGAAAGGCTCAAGTCTGCCAGAAAATATAGAGGGAAAACTATAAAAGATCTAGCTGAGGATATAGGAGTATCAAAGCAGGCTATTTCCCAATTTGAAAATGGCAAATCAACTCCATTATTCGAAACATTAATAAAAATTGTAGATAAACTTAAATTTCCAAGAGAATATTTTTATGAAAAAGATAAAGTGAATATACAGTTAGGAAATACCTATTTTAGGGCATTAAGCAAACTGACAAAAAAAGAAGAAAATATTCAAAAAGAAAAAACTAAATTCATAGGAAAGATTTTTAACTTCTTGAATGAATATATAGAATTTCCTGAGCTAAATTTGCCTGATTTTGAAGAAGATATGGAAATAGAAGACATGGCTATGGGACTTAGAGATTATTGGAAACTAGGTGAGGAACCTATTAAGGATATGGTATACCTTCTTGAGAAAAATGGCATAATAATTACTTCTATGAATACTAATACTGATACCATAGATGCATATAGTCAGCAGCAGAATATAAATGGAGTGAAGCGCTTTATAGTAGTATTAGGAAATGATAAATACTCAGCCGTAAGAAGACAGTTTAGTTTGGCACATGAACTTGGGCACATAATAATGCATGACGGATTTTTAGATATAGAAGATTTAACTAGAGAAGAGATTAGAAATATGGAAAATGAAGCTCATGCTTTTGCATCAGCATTTCTTTTACCTAAGAATGGATTTACTAGAGATGCAAGTATGTATCCGACGGATTTGAATTACTACAAGCAGTTAAAGAAAAAATGGAGGACTTCAATTTCTGCGATGCTAGTTAGAGCAAATCATTTAGAAATACTTACTAACAGTTCATATCAAGTTGCAATGAAAAAAATGAGTAAACTAGGTTGGAGAAAACGTGAACCACTAGATGATACGTTAATTATGAGCAAACCAACTGTTTTGAATAGAGCAGTAGATATTTTAATAGATAATGATATTTTGGATATTAAAGGGATATTATCAGAAATGTCTAATATGGGGTTAACGCTAAGTCCAGAAGAAATTGAAAATCTATTAGGATTAAAAAAAGGAAAACTGAAAATTAATGAAAGTATAGATAGCAAAGTTATAAAAATGTCGATAAAAAATACTGAACAATTT